The genomic segment GATAGAAACGTTTTTATGCCCCTATGGTCCCCTTATCTGATTTTTTGAGAAATTGGGTATAAAGAAAATAAATTATTCTAATTGGATTTTAGGAAGTTGTAAAAAATGTACGCAAAAAATTTGTAGTATTCTAATAATCTTCCGATACTTGCATCACGGAAACGCGAATGGGTTTCCGAAAGAATTGAAAAAATACTCCTGAATAGCTCAGCAGGTTAGAGCATCTGACTGTTAATCAGAGGGTCGCTGGTTCGAGCCCAGCTTCAGGAGCAGTTCACAACTTCGTGAGAACGTCGTTGTTGGTATATTCAATTTTCATTCCTGAATAGCTCAGCAGGTTAGAGCATCTGACTGTTAATCAGAGGGTCGCTGGTTCGAGCCCAGCTTCAGGAGCGATAAGCAAATAAATTATTTGCAAGTAATATCAAAATGTACTATTTTTGTACACTCGAAGAGAAAGGAGCTTCTCTGAAAATAAAATTCCTGAATAGCTCAGCAGGTTAGAGCATCTGACTGTTAATCAGAGGGTCGCTGGTTCGAGCCCAGCTTCAGGAGCAAAATAGAAACCGGCTTTAGGCCGGTTTTTTTGTTTACATGCTTTATTAAAAAACTATGAGTTTAGTAATTATTGGTACGGTGGCTTTTGATGCAATAGAAACACCGTTCGGTAAAACTGACAAAATTCTAGGTGGTGCCGGTACTTTTGCAAGTCTGGCGGCGTCATATTTATGTGATCAGATTAAGCTGGTCAGCGTGGTGGGGGAGGATTTCGGTGACCATCATATGGATTTGATCAAACGCCGGGGTATCGATGTTTCGGGCGTGCAGATCATCCCAGGGGGGCGCACCTTTTCGTGGTCTGGCCGTTATCATAACGATATGAATAGCCGCGATACACTGGCCACAGATTTAAATGTCCTTGCGGATTTTGATCCACTGATTCCTGATAGTTATCAGGACTGTGAGTATCTCCTGTTGGGTAATCTCACTCCACAGGTGCAACTGACGACCTTATCGCGATTAAAACAGACGCCCAAACTGGTCGTACTAGATACTATGAATTACTGGATGAATGTGGCCTTAGATGATCTGAAGAACGTGCTGCAAAAAGTTGATGTCCTCACGATCAACGATGCGGAGGCAAGACAGCTTTCGGGTGAGTACTCACTGGTCAAAGCTGCTCAGGTTATTTTGAATATGGGACCCAACTATCTGATTATAAAAAAAGGAGAGCATGGAGCCTTGCTGTTTGGTGAAAATCAGGTATTTTCCGCGCCTGCCTTACCGCTTGCGGATGTGTTTGATCCCACTGGAGCAGGGGATACGTTTGCGGGAGGTTTTATTGGCTATTTGGCCAAGGTCAAAAGCATTAATTTTACCAATATGAAAAATGCACTGATCTTCGGTTCTGCACTTGCCTCTTTTTGTGTCGAAAAATTTGGTACAGACCGGCTGGTGGAACTGACAGATGAGGATATACAGAAGCGGCTAAATGCTTTTGTAGCTCTTTCCCAATTTAACTTGTAATGAAGTTTAGGTTTTCAAGATTCCGATACACTGGAATCTTGAAAATACGCTTTCCGTATGTGGAGCTTCCTGTAGCTCTGCCGTTAAATCCTGTCCTGCCCAATGCTCATAATGCATGCCTTTTAGCCACAACCTGCTTTCGCTTACATCGTAGATAAAGCCTTTGTAGGCTATCCAGATCTGTGGTTTATCCTGTCCGTTCCGCAGGGCGAGCTGTGCTTTGCTATATTCTGGTAATCCTTCTTTCATCATGACGATCGATAAGAAGGCGAAGTTAGAAAAATTAGGCCACTTTATAAGCGGACAAAGATCGTTTCATCAACTTCCGGGCGACGTGTATCCGCGTCTTTACAGTGCCAATAGGAATATTCAGGTGCTCGGAGATTTCATGATATTTAAATCCCTCAAAATACAAAGAGAAGGGGATGTAGTATTCATCTGACAGGCTGGATAAAGCTTCATGAATATCCTCCATGACGAATTTGCTTTCGCCCTGATTGCTAGAGGCAGACATTAGCAAATTAGAATTGGAGATGTCTTCGTCTTTGGTGATGAATGAGTTTGTCTTTACGATCCGCCTATAGTTATTTATAAACGTGTTTTTCATGATCGTGTAAAGCCATCCTTTTAGGTTGGTACCTTCCTTGAAATTTTTGAAATAGGTAACGGCCTTGAGGATGGTATCCTGTACAAGATCGTTTGCATCCTCATAATCGCTGGTAAAATTTCTGGCGTAGAGTTTTAATGAGTCCGATTGCTCAATAACCATGTTGTCAAATTCATTCTTTGTCATAGCTTAATGAATTATAACTGTTCTTTTTAGCAAACAGTAAGTTTATAAATCCGGTTCATTAATTATCGGACAAATAATGCGCCAAAATACCTAAGAATGAATTTCTTAATGTAATT from the Sphingobacterium thalpophilum genome contains:
- a CDS encoding PfkB family carbohydrate kinase, which encodes MSLVIIGTVAFDAIETPFGKTDKILGGAGTFASLAASYLCDQIKLVSVVGEDFGDHHMDLIKRRGIDVSGVQIIPGGRTFSWSGRYHNDMNSRDTLATDLNVLADFDPLIPDSYQDCEYLLLGNLTPQVQLTTLSRLKQTPKLVVLDTMNYWMNVALDDLKNVLQKVDVLTINDAEARQLSGEYSLVKAAQVILNMGPNYLIIKKGEHGALLFGENQVFSAPALPLADVFDPTGAGDTFAGGFIGYLAKVKSINFTNMKNALIFGSALASFCVEKFGTDRLVELTDEDIQKRLNAFVALSQFNL
- a CDS encoding cytochrome b5 domain-containing protein, translated to MKEGLPEYSKAQLALRNGQDKPQIWIAYKGFIYDVSESRLWLKGMHYEHWAGQDLTAELQEAPHTESVFSRFQCIGILKT
- a CDS encoding RNA polymerase sigma factor, whose translation is MTKNEFDNMVIEQSDSLKLYARNFTSDYEDANDLVQDTILKAVTYFKNFKEGTNLKGWLYTIMKNTFINNYRRIVKTNSFITKDEDISNSNLLMSASSNQGESKFVMEDIHEALSSLSDEYYIPFSLYFEGFKYHEISEHLNIPIGTVKTRIHVARKLMKRSLSAYKVA